The stretch of DNA TATGCATATACCCGTACATATATCCATACCAAAAAACATAAAAGTaagaaatatatagaaaaaaataagtatACATCATTAGGATACTAATAGGGTTTCCAATTTAGATATGAATTTGACAAGTTTTTCAGAAGTGCAACATTACATATTGAAAACATACCTTTCATTTTGGATTCACTTGGGCAGTTGTAATAATATTCCGGAATATGTTTGTATCGGATTTCCTTTACTAAATCATTTTcacatttgtataaataattgAACTCATCACCAATGTCTAGATAATATAATGTACAAATCCTATTTTCTCTACTCACACCCGCCCACCGACCTGTTTCAATTGGTAGCTTAATATTCGAAgttctaaatttacataaaGTTTTTCGTTCTGCTGGATACaatttttttagataaatttcTAGTTCCCACTTACTTTTAAAGATTGAATAAGTTTTACCACGAGATGAAGTATCAATATCGTTATTCCAAtgttgaataaattggtcaattaatCTTTGGTTAATACATAATTTCAACTTATCTTTACTAATAGTGCATGTGTTGTGGCAATTCCATATATTACTAAAACCAGTATTATCAAAAATGGATTTAACAAAAGCCAGACATTTGTACTCAATTTGACCTTGCGAATGAAGTTTATTAACAAGAGTATATAATACACTAGATAGTTTTCCACCCCCTGTGATGAGCTTGTGCCAGAAAGTcaggtttttttatttcaatttctaatGGATATCGTCCCAATTCGCCATATACCAAAAAATGTGGTGTATTATTTCttaattctaaaatatttttacaaaattgcatctggattttttcaataatttgagtattttcatatcCCCATATTTCGCAACCATACAGTAAGATAGGAGCCACAAGTGAATCAAACAATTTAAGTTGTATATCAATCGGAAGAGAAGCATTTCGGATTTTCCTGTATAGAGCATAAAGTGCTTTATTCgcttgttttattaatttatttttagctTTGCAAAATTTCCCATTATGATTGAATATAATACCAAGATATGAGTAGGAATCTTCAATTTTTATCCTATCATTATTAAAAGTAAATGTATGTGTTCTTCTACTTTTCTTGTTTTCAAAAATCACTACACGATTCTTATCATTACATGATTGTTTAAAACCCCATTACCTTAGGAAACTAGCTCTACGTAATCCAAATTGTCTTGaaaatgtaagatatattatgaaaatgattgTCGGTGTTTGGAAAATTCTATAATATTATGTCACTATTGTGGACACATTTACACCGTTATTGTTAGTCATATtgcttttaattgtttattaatTAACTGAACAAATAAGAGATGATTTCATACGTTTAATTGTTTCAATCACAATAATAGgttttatatcatatgtatacatgtattattaggAGATCCCCTGGGTTATACATTGGAGAGGTACGATATGGAACAATTCAGATTGATATCAGTGTATACTTTTAAAAAGATGTTCAGTTTTTGTATGTAGCTGATTTATAACCACTGCAAAACTTACTCGTGTAGttctttatatatgtatatataattcaattttgcttgttacaagcattttcattggcttaaaaatttaaatcagccaataaaggaaaaaatggcgtcgccgtttgtgacgttgcttctgattggcagagatgacggcgtaatgatttcatagacaaaagagtcccaaaatgaattttgagtattgaagagattatctttagtaaattgaattataaggattaatttgaatagattttttatgttatgaagatataacacaaaaatctgagtgtactttcATCATAAACCgtttcgcggtttatttagagtacctCAGATTTTtctgttatatctccataacataaaaaatatattcaaattaatccttaaatacatacaatgtttAAACATTAGAATAATTCTGATATAGAAATATCCAAGAGAACTGTGCCATCTTCTCTCTTTCTCTAATCTACAAcaattcttttgtttattttttaacttctctctctctctttccgTTATTTTGTTAATACTATTTCATGttgttaccatatatatatcaatatgtacTCTTCATTTTGGaggaaaacaagaggcccagagggcctgtatgctcacctggttattgtaatgccaagtaaatTTCTGATTACATatgcattgtttcttttctgaagtaATTTAAAATTTACCTCTCATTTCCCTATTGAGACccattctttctgctccagggggtcagagtcaaaatttatacaaacaatgttccccttctcccaaggatgtttctggccaaatttggttacattccatgcagaacactatgACTAACAGCAAtaaaaaggatttacctctatttccctattgggccccgcccctcctgcccccttgggttcagagccaaactttaaacaaactctgtttcccttcccccaaggatgtttctggccaaatttggttacattccatgcagaacactatgACTAACAGCAAtaaaaaggatttacctctatttccctattgggccccgccccctgggggtctgagccaaaatttaacaAACTCTGTTCCTCTTTCCCGTAGgatgtttcttgccaaatttggttgtaTTTCGGGCCAGAACAGCTAATAACGATAACGATaattattaaagttatatgagccgtaactgggcgaaaattttgacatgccaTGGAACAAGTTCCTCTTCTGTAAGGATTACCTCCCTTCGTCCTGAACACCAGTGTATGTGAAATATGGGTGTGCATTATTATGATACCAACGATATTGGTGatgaattttattatttattaaattgtcCGTTTTTCACTGTACAAAGAAAATTATATGTTAAAGGGAACTACTACACGAGAccaattattatattttcacaGCTTAAGAACTCTacgaatataaaaatattaagggatttatgtaaaaatatcaaagttatgtTTATAAAGGTTATATTAAATGTGTTCTCCTTCAATGTTGCATTGGTGAAATGcagtaaatatgtttctctacacaatgtattttgtaaagagactTAATGAAGTTAGCCAAACGTATCTCGCCATTTTCTTTTGTGCAATTTCAACTGTATTTTGTGAATGACCGAGGTGTGTGCACTAGAGCAAATTTATGTAAATCAATACACATTTCAAAAGATTAATAACTCTATTTAATTTTCGTTGATTTATGTTACCACATTAACGTTTTGTCTTTCACTTTCAGGACTACCAAAGTACTTCTACTCCTGCTTTTCTGTATGTGTCTCCTGTACCTCTTTCATACGGATCCTATATGTGCACGGCAAAATTTCTACCGTCGAATACATTACATCAAAAGACCGGAATTCCTTAGTGCGGATGTGTTCAAAAACTGCGAGTACGCGTGTGTGTTGACTGAAGGAAGTGACTATGCTTCGGCGGATATTGTAATATGGCAGGGAACGGAAATGCCAGTGTACCCTCCAAGAAAATACAATAATCAATCTTGGGTGTTCCATACAATGGAGCCACCGCCTCTTCATGTTTATACAACGCACTTATGGGATGGATTAATCAACTGGACTATATCTTACAGACGGGATTCTGATTTTTATAATCCATACGGAATTTTCCGAACAATTCCGAATAATTCTATCCCCTCTTCGGATACTGACCTTTTGAACTGGGAACAAAGGTTATCTATGCTGTGGTTTGTGTCTAACTGTTACGTCCCGAGCTGTAGAGCGGAGTACGCAGCAGAGCTGAACAAATATTTAGATTTAGATATATATGGGCGATGTGGTACAAAAACGTGTAAAGGAAACTGGACTTCATGTTCTAAGGAATTACaaaataagtataaatattatctCTCATTTGAAAGTACAATATGTCGAGATTACATAACAGAAAAGAGCTTTAAAATATACGATAAATTATTTGATGTGATTCCTATAATACGAAATGGAGCTAATGTTTCTTTATACTTACCGCCGGGATCATATTTAAATACGGCCGATTTCTCAAATATAGAATCACTGGGGAAGGTTATGAAACACTTAAAAATGCCGAACTCTTTTTTTCGATGGAGACAGTCATACGCGGCGCAGGATACCATTGATTCAGAGGAGACTTTCTGTGAACTGTGTCGGCGTAGTCATACTGTAAACAAATACAAACGTGTGTATCGCAGCCTGAACACGTGGCTCAGAGGGAACGACGGAGACGTTCCTAACATGTGTTCCAAAATCACAGacttaaaataatgttatactATGTCATCATTAACACGTGGGGGTTTAGAGGGATTGAAGATGTGCTCCAAACACATGTTCTAAAATCTTACAATAGTTTTAAAATGTAGAAAGAATCCTATTTTTTGCCTAGCAAATGGATTCGAGCGAATGAAGAATGTGTTCTATACATTCCGTTATGAGTACAGACTTCCAATGATGTTAGTCTATATAGTGGAGCCCTTATAGACTTCTAACTTCGCCAAATCACGATTACTCTATAGCTACGTTACGCCCCGATACAAGACATAAGGGTCACCTCAGGATGACCCTtgtggttagccaatcagcgtctGGCCTACGAaatcttcggtgtggttgattctCTCGAAAGTATGTATTGGAGCGTAAAATagatcgtagtggagcggaattacaagtctcattttaattagattgtttaTTTAGAGTATATACTGGTAAATCTTTACTGAACTGTGAACACTTGcgtgggtgggtgggggggaGGGAAGTGATGTGTTTAAATTGCTTAATTCTgtctgcatattacagagttagctcccttgcaggtaggtatcgatcgttacgtcattattttgtgagcgcattcaacgtcgttttctccgaaaagaatgacgttacgctcgcaaacacatgacgtcataatcaatacctacccgcaaggacagataactctgtaatattcaaatacagaaaactaatataaatgattttaatgaacACATTACAACATGCGTTCTAAAACAACTAAAAAATTGCAGATAACGTATGATAATTTCAAGAatcattatttgaaaatattttattttgaacgaAAATGGAGTGTTCCTATCATGTGGttctaaaattgaaataataatgtattattCCTAGAATCCAATTCTTTGGTATGAACACATGACTTGGAGGTAAAAAAAGGAGGTGTTCCTAACATTTGTTCTGAAATCAAAGACGATAAGGCTGTTCTGTGTGAAGAACACACTATTattgctatgtacatgtattataaatacagGGATGCACGAAAACGTCAATTTAATGTGTAACAGTCAATTTTAAAAGTTACTACTTAAGTTTTATCATTGCCTATGTTTTcttaaattattaatcaaaacagctttttatcaaaaatatataggTCCAATGCGATATTTGATTTTAGTTGCATGtttcaaaatatcttatttacaCTTTTGCCTTTTATACACATTTATACCAgcaagttttgttttaattctttaATAATTTATGAATATTGGAGGATTATCTACAACGATTAGCCAATCCTGTTTGtttcatttacatatgtaccaaTAAAGTTAGCTCAAAGCCATTACCAAGCGTTTTGTTGGAAGTGAATCCTTTTGGTGTGTTCCATACATAATTTCTGGAGATTGCTGGAAATTTCTGTTGCAACGAGTATTATAATTTCAGGAGATTTGCGTGATTAAGTGAGATTTGGTTAATTTCCGGAGATTGCCAGATACTGTATAATGTCCGACAAAAATGCCAGAATTTTTTCCTGAATGTTGCAAAAGTGACATTCGAGTTGTATAATGTCCAAAAGAATGCCGGTAATCTCGCTGCATGGGCAATGTCCGAAGAATGCCGGAAATTTCTCTAGGATGTTGCAAAAGTAACATTCGAGTTGTATAATGTCCGAAGAATGCCGGAAATCTCTCTGCATGGAATGTTGCAAAAGTGACATTCGAGTTGTATAATGTCTGAAGGATGCCGGAAATCTCTCTGCATGGGATGTTGCAAAAGTGACATTCGAGTTGTGTTATGTCCGAAGAATGCCGGAAATCTCTCTGCACGGAATGTTGCAAAAGTGACATTCGAGTTGTATTATGTCCGAAGAGTGTCGGATATCTCTCTGGGATGTTGCAAAAGTGACATTCGAGTTGTAATATGTCCGAAGAGTGTCGGATATCTCTCTGGGATGTTGCAAAAGTGACATTCGAGTTGTATATGTCCGAAGAGTGTCGGAAATCTCTCTGGGATGTTGCAAAAGTAACATTCGAGTTGTATTATGTCCGAAGAATGTCGGAAATCTCTCTGGGATGTTGCAAAAGTAACATTCGAGTTCTATTATGTCCGAAGAGTGTCGGATATCTCTCTAGATGTTGCAAAAGTAACATTCGAGTTGTATTATGTCCGAAGAGTGTCGGAAATCTCTCTGGGATGTTGCAAAAGTGACATTCGAGTTGTATTATGTTCGAAGAGTGTCGGAAATCTCTCAGGGATGTTGCAAAAGTAACATTCGAGTTGTATTATGTCCGAAGAGTGTCGGAAATCTATCTGGGATGTTGCAAAAGTAACATTCGAGTTGTAATATGTCCGAAGAGTGTCGGAAATCTCTCTGGGATGTTGCAAAAGTGACATTGGAGTTGTATAATGCCGGAAATATCTCTGCACGGAATGTTGCAAAAGTGACATTCGAGTTGTATTATGTCCGAAGAGTGTCGGAAATCTCTCTGGGATGTTGCAAAAGTAACATTGGAGTTGTATAATGCCGGGAATTTCTGCGGGATGTTGGGAATACTTGGTTCTAACACCCCCAGTGGGCACACAACATCCGGAGGACGTTTTTATTAGGTCCGATCGCAACGTTGCATTTAGGTTGCAAAAAGGTTGCAAATGAAAGTTTGGGGAACGTTTTTTTGACAACGTCCGCCGAATGTTATCatataatgttttcacaacGTTTGTATGTTACGtttgtttatttccattattCTAGTATTTTGAagtacaataacaacaaaatatactagtgtttatattaatattttaatgtcttcTGCTCATCCTGCATGAAATAGGTGCAACAACTTCCACCTAGACTGTTTGTGTAGGAGCCATTTCACGTTACTTCCgtgtgtacttatatataaGCATTCTCATCTGTAAAAgaaaacagaataaaacattaaacatctatataatgatttagacgatatatttttcatgtgCCGGTAcgttattacataaataaaaacacaaatagtATACAGGCACATCAGGGAATTTGTATAAgttaatgtatatgtgtatacatactcAAAATACTGACtacacatatatagataaaataacTTACCGcgaaataatataataaaacacattcttttaaaaacaagtttGTATACGAATCAACAAAGACTTACCTTGAAATATCTGTCGATATCTGGAAGTTATATATCCTGTTTGGATGCTGTCGAGGCTAAGAAATGTTATCGGTGTGAAGCACGTGTGTACACAAAGTTTGAATGAACAAAGAACCGGAAGTGAAAATAACCGCgcaaacacaaaaacaaatctTTACGAGTTTCCACTCATAGTTTCTGTAGTGTGCGgggaaaatatgtaaaatgtcatataaataaaatcacaatttattgGTATAAAAAAACGCTTTATtctaatgattttaattttttgttttaaatagttaaTACCGACCCCTAGCGgataaactttaaaatgaaagggaggtaacacAACTCTTTTATCATAACTCGGTAGTTTACATATTTGACGTAATAATCGGTATGTAAACTtggtatttataattatactttttgttttgttttcatctatTCAATTAATACCTATAGTatctgtaattaaaaaaataaaaatatttaaaagtacaaaaaatgattaattatttttttattagttaataattattgaaaaaaatataaagccTACTTGCATGTATCATTATTTGAATAGATTCATTCGCTTCCTTTAAAAGTTGTTTCCAACAATAAtactttttgaaatatattaaattattgacAAAGTTTTTTTTCCTAACCATATAAAAACATTCTCAGGACGTCAAGTGCTAATGTCGTGAGGAAACCTTTAACGCAACCTAAATAAAAACGTTGCCACAAAATGATTGTCCGGACGTTTATGTGCCCACTGGCCGTAAACCTTTAACACTGAAGGATTGCGTCTTAGTTAATATAATAAAGTGGCTGCTTAAAGGGAGGCTATTCTCCATCTTTCTGTAGACTAGGACACTGTAAAGAGAATGGTGTATACTGCATTTACTGCACACAAAATGCAGTTTCCATaccaataaacaacaaacaaaaatcataaattctATTTGCATCTCGACCAGCCatgtaatatgtcgggacatcttaatcaCTCTGTAACCATGGTAAATGCGGAACTACCTGTACAATCAAccattttaaaattcattttcctttaatattgttttttacaatattataaatagtatttattttgcaatattgCGAATAATTTAACATTCTCGGACCTATGATTACCTATTAGGAATTTAGACAAAGATATTCGCCATAGCAGATTGCATAAAAGTGACAACACATGATCTACTTCAACTGGAAAAGATCTCCAGTCGTTATAATATGATTTTTCTGTACGTTAAAGTCAACAACTTT from Argopecten irradians isolate NY chromosome 15, Ai_NY, whole genome shotgun sequence encodes:
- the LOC138309113 gene encoding alpha-(1,3)-fucosyltransferase C-like isoform X1, which translates into the protein MLSRLSHKYCPLLHSSCDRLPNAPTCCYKLIIISHQIRTTKVLLLLLFCMCLLYLFHTDPICARQNFYRRIHYIKRPEFLSADVFKNCEYACVLTEGSDYASADIVIWQGTEMPVYPPRKYNNQSWVFHTMEPPPLHVYTTHLWDGLINWTISYRRDSDFYNPYGIFRTIPNNSIPSSDTDLLNWEQRLSMLWFVSNCYVPSCRAEYAAELNKYLDLDIYGRCGTKTCKGNWTSCSKELQNKYKYYLSFESTICRDYITEKSFKIYDKLFDVIPIIRNGANVSLYLPPGSYLNTADFSNIESLGKVMKHLKMPNSFFRWRQSYAAQDTIDSEETFCELCRRSHTVNKYKRVYRSLNTWLRGNDGDVPNMCSKITDLK
- the LOC138309113 gene encoding alpha-(1,3)-fucosyltransferase C-like isoform X2; the encoded protein is MWTTKVLLLLLFCMCLLYLFHTDPICARQNFYRRIHYIKRPEFLSADVFKNCEYACVLTEGSDYASADIVIWQGTEMPVYPPRKYNNQSWVFHTMEPPPLHVYTTHLWDGLINWTISYRRDSDFYNPYGIFRTIPNNSIPSSDTDLLNWEQRLSMLWFVSNCYVPSCRAEYAAELNKYLDLDIYGRCGTKTCKGNWTSCSKELQNKYKYYLSFESTICRDYITEKSFKIYDKLFDVIPIIRNGANVSLYLPPGSYLNTADFSNIESLGKVMKHLKMPNSFFRWRQSYAAQDTIDSEETFCELCRRSHTVNKYKRVYRSLNTWLRGNDGDVPNMCSKITDLK